DNA sequence from the Geitlerinema sp. PCC 9228 genome:
ATTTTCCTCCCCCAACCCAACCGTTCCCTATCCGATTTTTACCAACAAGTAACCCCCGAAACTTGGGAAAATTGGCTACAGGAATTTCGTCCTTTACCCGGTTCCATTGCCCTACCCAAACTACAACTAGAATACGAAACTTCTCTAGTGGAAACCCTTTCCCAAATGGGCATGGAAATTGCCTTTGACCCAGTCAACGCCAACTTTAACGGCATGCGCACTCCACCCCCCAATTTATTTCTCAACCGCGTCCAACACAAAACCTTCCTAGAAATTGACGAAAAAGGAACCGAAGCCGCCGGGGCAACTTCTGTCGGTGTGGGCACTACCAGTGTAGCCGTAGATACCTTCGACATGGAAGTCAACCGCCCCTTTTTCCTCGCCATTTGCGACCACCGTTCCGGTCTAATTTTATTTGTGGGGAGTATTGTCAGCCCCCGCTAAACTTTTTAATTTCGGAAATCCATACTATTTTTTCAAGTTCCACCGCTTCCCTTTTGCCAAATCTCGCTATAGGATTGAGTTAAATCTCGACCGCACGAATGCACCCGGATATTTCGTTTCTCTAATTTCTTTACCTTTTTTCCGAAAATTGTTGTTTTCGTTACAGATTTCTTATGTCTTTGAACGTTCGTGTAATTGCTCCCGACGGCATTACGTGGGAAGGGTCCGCAGAATCGGTCACTATACCAACGCCTGGCGGTGAAATGGGCATCCTTCCCGGTCACGCTTCCCTCACCACTTCCATCGATACCGGCGTAATGACGATTCGCAACGGATCGCATCCGATTGCTATTTGCTTGATGGGAGGATTTGCCCAAATTGAAG
Encoded proteins:
- the atpC gene encoding ATP synthase F1 subunit epsilon; translation: MSLNVRVIAPDGITWEGSAESVTIPTPGGEMGILPGHASLTTSIDTGVMTIRNGSHPIAICLMGGFAQIEGDEILLLSHGSQLGEQIDPATAQADLEAAQNQLERASNSSERSRARATIRQAQARLKAAGGMATT